The region TGGCTGCATCTTTGGTTGGCGCGGCCAACGGACGGAGGCCGGCGAAGACGCTGAGCACGTCTTTCCGTGTCGGCTTTTCTTCCAGGTATTGCCCGGCTGTCTGCAGGATAAAATCAATTTCGCTTTCCAGGGCGGTTGGCTCCAGGCTTGGGTTGTTTAGGGGCGTATCCGTTGTCCCCAACAGCACATGCCCATGCCACGGCACCGCAAACAAAACGCGCCCATCCGGTGTTTTGGGAAGCATCAAAGCGTTATCTCCCTTCAGGAACGAGCGGTTGATGACCACGTGCACGCCCTGGCTTGGGCGCACTAGGGGCTGTTGGCCGGGGGCATCCATCTGCAACACATCATTCACAAAAACACCCGTGGCGTTGATAACCGCTTTTGCTTTCAGCTCGTACTCCTGCCCTGTCTCCGTATCGCAAGCTTTCACGCCACATACTTTGCCTTCCCCGTTCTTCAACAGGGTTGTTACTTTCATGTAGTTCAGCGCCACGCCCCCCTGCTCGATGCACGTTTGGGCCATGTTCACAGCCAGCCTTGCATCATCAAACTGGCCGTCGTAGTACTCTATTCCTCCCTTCAGGCCTTCTTTCCGAACGTTAGGCAGCAGGCGTGCCACCGTTTTCTTGTCCAGCAAGGTGGTCTTCTGCAGTCTGTAGCGGCCTGCCATCCAATCGTATACTTTTAGCCCAAAGCCATAGAACATCTTGCTCCACCAGGTATAACTCGGAATCACAAAAGGCTGCATGCGCACCAAATGGGGGGCATTTTGCAATAACAGGCCTCTTTCATGCAGGGCCTCATAAACCAGCCGGATATCTCCCTGGCCCAGGTAACGCACCCCGCCATGTACCAGTTTTGTGCTCCTGCTAGAGGTGCCTTTAGCGAAGTCAGCCTGCTCCAGGAGCAGGGTACGATAGCCCCTGGAGGCTGCATCCACACCAACTCCCAATCCTGTGGCACCACCCCCGATCACGATCACATCCCATACCAAATCTTTCTGCTGCAGCGCATGCTTTTGCACTGAACGGTCGAAGAGCGACACCTTGTATTTCTTTTCGTTTCCAGACACTTCAGAAGTAATTATACTTTGTTATTTATACTTTCGAAAATAAATATAAACGAAACAAAACAACAATCAAACATAACTCCCATAATTTTCTATATATTTTAGTTTATTTATTCTACAGCTGCCTGAATACCAATACAGAAGACCTGAAAAGAAAGCAAACCAGGCAGGGAATAAAAGTATGGAAAGACTATAACAAGGCGTTCCTTTACATACCTCCACCTTTCGTTTCGCTTTTATAAGTATAAAGGCTGGCTATTTAATCAGTGAGTGATGGGGGCTGGTAGCACTAGATCGGGAGATGAGCAGGAAAGCTCGTAGTGACAAGACAGCCAGTAAAAGCACGCCCATGCAGGGCCCTATACTTTAGAAGGTAAGCCAACGAAGGCCACAGAGAACAACCTGGTGCCAGCCCTGATCCGGGGCAGAAGGTGCGTTTACCAACCGCCGTATCAGCTCCGATGTGAACAAATAAAGCCAATATATTTAGCTTTTATTATTCTTGTTTACGTATTTGCTAACATATTTAGCATTTACTAGTTCATGTTTGGTTGATATGTGCAGCATAAAGGTAATCCCGATACGATCTTATACTTTAGAACCCCTTCCTCTGGAGGCTGTAAGTGGGTTGGAACTACCGCTCTATGCCACCTACATCGCGGCCGGCTTTCCCTCCCCCGCCGATGACCACCTGGAGGACCGCATCGACCTGGGCAAGTACCTGGTACAGAACCCTACCTCTACTTATATGATGCGGGTAAAGGGCTCCTCGATGGTGGATGCGAACATACACGAGGGCGACATCCTGGTGATCGACAAATCGCTGCGGCCTGCCGACGGGCTGCCGGTGGTCTGCTTCCTGGACGGTGAGTTTACCGTGAAGACCTTCCGGATGATAGATAAGAAAGCCTTTCTGATGCCAGCCAACCCAGATTTTAAGCCGATAGAAGTAACCGAGGACATGGACATGCGCGTGTGGGGGGTGGTGGTGTGGGTCCTGCATAAGCCCCAAAAACTATGACCAGCCTTTATGCCCTGGTGGACTGCAACAACTTCTACGCCAGCTGCGAGCGGGTATTTAACCCTACCCTGAACGGCAGGCCCGTGGTGGTGCTCAGCAACAACGACGGCTGTGTGATAGCCCGCAGCACGGAGGCCAAGGAGCTAGGCATACCTATGGGCCAGCCCTTCTTCCAGATTCGGAACCTGGTAGAGAGCGGGCAGGTGCATGCTTTCTCCTCCAACTATGCCCTTTACGGCGATATGTCGGAACGCGTGATGCAGACGCTGGCGCAGTTTACCCCAAACGTGGAAGTATACTCGATAGACGAGTGCTTCCTAGACCTGGGCGATTTTTATAGTATAAACCTGCAGGCCTACGCCAGGGAGATAAAACGCACCGTGTGGCGCTGGACAGGTATCCCCGTAAGTCTGGGCGTGGCGCCTACCAAGTCGCTGGCCAAGGTGGCCAACAAGCTAGCCAAGAAATCTGAAAAAGCCAACGGCGTGCTGGTGCTCACCGATCCGCACCATATCCGGAAGGCGCTGCAGGCCACAAAGGTGGAGGATGTGTGGGGCATCGGCGGGCGGTACGCCAGGTTCCTCAGGAAGCGAAACGTACTTACGGCGTACGATTTCACTAATCTTTCGGAGAGTTGGGTAAGGCAGCACATGACGGTGGTGGGCGTGCGGCTGCTGAAGGAGCTTCGGGGTGAGCCGTGCCTGGAGCTGGAGGAGGCACCGCCGCCCAAAAAAGGCATCTGCACCTCCAGGAGCTTCGGAAAACGAGTGAACAGCCTTGATGAGATGCAGGAGGCTACCGCCACCTATGCCGCCCGCTGCGCCCGCAAGCTGCGCCAGCAAAAGAGCTGTGCCCAGTTGGTCACAGTGTTTGTTACCACCAACACGTTCTCCGAGCATGACCGGCAGTACTACAACAGCAAAACGGTGTGCATGCCCGTAGCCACCAATTCCGACATGGAGCTGATCCACTATGCCGGCATCGCCCTGAAGGCCATTTACCGCGACGGCTACTTCTACAAAAAGTGCGGGGTTATTGTAACCGGGATCATCCCCGAGAACCAGGTCCAGCTCGCCCTGCTGGACACCGTGGACCGCCAGAAACACGCAAAGCTGATGGAGGTGGTAGACGGGCTTACCGACAGGTTCGGGCGCAGCAAAGTACGGGTAGCCACACAAGGCACAGACAACACCTGGAAACTAAAGAGCGAGTATAAATCGCCCTGCTATACTACTAAGATTGGGGAGCTGCAGCAGGTATGGGTGCGATAGGTAGAACAGGGTTTACTCCTCATTCAGTTGCTTAATTGTCTCCAGCAGTTTCTGTTCCCAGCCGGGGCCGTTTATTTCTGCCAGCGCCCTGGCCATTACCTTGTTATAGCCGCTTATCCCATTCTGGGCAGGCCC is a window of Pontibacter kalidii DNA encoding:
- a CDS encoding glycerol-3-phosphate dehydrogenase/oxidase, whose translation is MSGNEKKYKVSLFDRSVQKHALQQKDLVWDVIVIGGGATGLGVGVDAASRGYRTLLLEQADFAKGTSSRSTKLVHGGVRYLGQGDIRLVYEALHERGLLLQNAPHLVRMQPFVIPSYTWWSKMFYGFGLKVYDWMAGRYRLQKTTLLDKKTVARLLPNVRKEGLKGGIEYYDGQFDDARLAVNMAQTCIEQGGVALNYMKVTTLLKNGEGKVCGVKACDTETGQEYELKAKAVINATGVFVNDVLQMDAPGQQPLVRPSQGVHVVINRSFLKGDNALMLPKTPDGRVLFAVPWHGHVLLGTTDTPLNNPSLEPTALESEIDFILQTAGQYLEEKPTRKDVLSVFAGLRPLAAPTKDAASTKEISRSHKLIVAPSGLITITGGKWTTYRKMAEDTVDKAMAVAGLPLHPCSTANLPIHGALNEKNNILGPLSIYGADAEGIRELVSFNSSLGEKLHQDFPDVRAEVVWAVRHEMARTVEDVLARRLRVLFLDAKAAIDMAPRVAALMAAELGRDDAWQQQQVKEFTALANHYLLEPYQAKATAAVDQV
- a CDS encoding LexA family protein; the protein is MELPLYATYIAAGFPSPADDHLEDRIDLGKYLVQNPTSTYMMRVKGSSMVDANIHEGDILVIDKSLRPADGLPVVCFLDGEFTVKTFRMIDKKAFLMPANPDFKPIEVTEDMDMRVWGVVVWVLHKPQKL
- a CDS encoding Y-family DNA polymerase, with amino-acid sequence MTSLYALVDCNNFYASCERVFNPTLNGRPVVVLSNNDGCVIARSTEAKELGIPMGQPFFQIRNLVESGQVHAFSSNYALYGDMSERVMQTLAQFTPNVEVYSIDECFLDLGDFYSINLQAYAREIKRTVWRWTGIPVSLGVAPTKSLAKVANKLAKKSEKANGVLVLTDPHHIRKALQATKVEDVWGIGGRYARFLRKRNVLTAYDFTNLSESWVRQHMTVVGVRLLKELRGEPCLELEEAPPPKKGICTSRSFGKRVNSLDEMQEATATYAARCARKLRQQKSCAQLVTVFVTTNTFSEHDRQYYNSKTVCMPVATNSDMELIHYAGIALKAIYRDGYFYKKCGVIVTGIIPENQVQLALLDTVDRQKHAKLMEVVDGLTDRFGRSKVRVATQGTDNTWKLKSEYKSPCYTTKIGELQQVWVR